One genomic region from Streptomyces sp. NBC_01304 encodes:
- the rpsA gene encoding 30S ribosomal protein S1 yields the protein MTSSTETTATTPQVAVNDIGDEEAFLAAIDETIKYFNDGDIVDGVIVKVDRDEVLLDIGYKTEGVIPSRELSIKHDVDPNEVVAVGDEIEALVLQKEDKEGRLILSKKRAQYERAWGTIEKIKEEDGIVTGTVIEVVKGGLILDIGLRGFLPASLVEMRRVRDLQPYVGKELEAKIIELDKNRNNVVLSRRAWLEQTQSEVRQTFLTTLQKGQVRSGVVSSIVNFGAFVDLGGVDGLVHVSELSWKHIDHPSEVVEVGQEVTVEVLDVDMDRERVSLSLKATQEDPWQQFARTHQIGQVVPGKVTKLVPFGAFVRVDEGIEGLVHISELAERHVEIPEQVVQVNDEIFVKVIDIDLERRRISLSLKQANEAFGADPAVVEFDPTLYGMAASYDDQGNYIYPEGFDPETNDWLEGFESQREVWETQYAEAQTRFEQHQAQVIKSREADAQAEAEGAAAPAGAAPSAGGGNVSGGSYSSETTDDGGALASDEALAALREKLAGGQS from the coding sequence ATGACGAGCAGCACCGAGACCACCGCCACCACGCCGCAGGTAGCGGTCAACGACATCGGTGACGAGGAAGCATTCCTCGCCGCTATCGACGAGACGATCAAGTACTTCAACGACGGCGACATCGTCGACGGCGTCATCGTCAAGGTTGACCGGGACGAGGTTCTCCTCGACATCGGTTACAAGACCGAAGGCGTCATCCCGAGCCGCGAGCTCTCCATCAAGCACGACGTCGACCCGAACGAGGTCGTCGCGGTTGGTGACGAGATCGAGGCCCTGGTTCTCCAGAAGGAGGACAAGGAAGGCCGTCTGATCCTGTCCAAGAAGCGTGCTCAGTACGAGCGCGCCTGGGGCACGATCGAGAAGATCAAGGAAGAAGACGGCATCGTCACCGGTACCGTCATCGAGGTCGTCAAGGGTGGTCTCATCCTCGACATCGGCCTCCGTGGCTTCCTGCCGGCCTCCCTCGTCGAGATGCGTCGTGTCCGCGACCTCCAGCCTTACGTGGGCAAGGAGCTCGAGGCCAAGATCATCGAGCTGGACAAGAACCGCAACAACGTGGTCCTGTCCCGCCGCGCCTGGCTCGAGCAGACCCAGTCCGAGGTCCGTCAGACGTTCCTCACCACCCTGCAGAAGGGTCAGGTCCGCTCCGGCGTCGTTTCCTCGATCGTCAACTTCGGTGCCTTCGTGGACCTGGGTGGCGTCGACGGTCTCGTGCACGTCTCCGAGCTCTCCTGGAAGCACATCGACCACCCCTCCGAGGTTGTCGAGGTCGGCCAGGAAGTCACCGTCGAGGTCCTCGACGTGGACATGGACCGCGAGCGCGTGTCCCTGTCGCTCAAGGCGACGCAGGAAGACCCGTGGCAGCAGTTCGCCCGCACGCACCAGATCGGGCAGGTTGTGCCCGGTAAGGTCACCAAGCTCGTTCCCTTCGGTGCGTTCGTGCGCGTCGACGAGGGCATCGAGGGTCTGGTCCACATCTCCGAGCTGGCCGAGCGCCACGTGGAGATCCCGGAGCAGGTCGTCCAGGTCAACGACGAGATCTTCGTCAAGGTCATCGACATCGACCTCGAGCGTCGCCGGATCTCGCTGAGCCTCAAGCAGGCCAACGAGGCGTTCGGTGCCGACCCGGCGGTCGTCGAGTTCGACCCGACCCTGTACGGCATGGCCGCGTCCTACGACGACCAGGGCAACTACATCTACCCCGAGGGCTTCGACCCCGAGACCAACGACTGGCTCGAGGGCTTCGAGAGCCAGCGCGAGGTGTGGGAGACCCAGTACGCCGAGGCGCAGACCCGCTTCGAGCAGCACCAGGCGCAGGTCATCAAGTCCCGCGAGGCCGACGCCCAGGCCGAGGCCGAGGGTGCGGCTGCGCCCGCCGGTGCGGCCCCGTCCGCTGGTGGCGGCAACGTCTCCGGCGGTTCGTACTCCTCGGAGACCACGGACGACGGCGGCGCGCTTGCTTCGGACGAGGCGCTTGCCGCGCTGCGTGAGAAGCTGGCCGGTGGCCAGAGCTGA
- the coaE gene encoding dephospho-CoA kinase, which yields MLTVGLTGGIGAGKSEVSRLLDSYGAVLIDADRIAREVVEPGTPGLAAVVDAFGAEVLAVDGTLDRPKLGSIVFADADKLAVLNGIVHPLVGARSAELEAAAGDSAVVVHDVPLLAENALAPLYDLVIVVDASPETQLDRLVRLRGMTEEDARARMAAQATREKRLAIADVVIDNDGPLDALEPRVRAVWDDLVRRAAARD from the coding sequence TTGCTGACTGTGGGATTGACCGGTGGTATCGGCGCCGGCAAGAGCGAGGTGTCGCGGCTCCTGGATTCCTATGGGGCCGTCCTGATCGACGCGGACCGTATCGCGCGCGAGGTCGTCGAGCCCGGAACTCCCGGGCTCGCGGCAGTCGTTGACGCGTTCGGCGCCGAAGTCCTGGCCGTGGACGGGACGTTGGACCGGCCGAAGCTGGGCTCCATCGTCTTCGCCGACGCAGACAAGCTGGCCGTGCTCAACGGCATCGTGCACCCCCTCGTGGGCGCCCGCTCCGCCGAACTCGAGGCGGCCGCGGGCGACTCCGCGGTGGTCGTGCACGACGTGCCGCTGCTCGCCGAGAACGCGCTCGCGCCCCTGTACGACCTCGTGATCGTCGTGGACGCCTCACCCGAGACACAGCTCGACCGTCTGGTGCGGCTGCGCGGCATGACCGAGGAGGACGCGCGGGCCCGGATGGCGGCGCAGGCCACCCGGGAGAAGCGCCTGGCGATCGCCGACGTGGTGATCGACAACGACGGTCCGCTCGACGCGCTCGAGCCGCGGGTGCGGGCCGTCTGGGACGACCTGGTGCGGCGGGCTGCGGCCCGGGACTGA
- a CDS encoding PAC2 family protein: protein MLDPQSLYTWEPKGLAVADMALAQDSAGLVMLYHFDGYIDAGEAGDQIVDKLLDSLPGQVVARFDHDRLVDYRARRPLLTFEKDRWTAYEEPTLDVRLVQDATGAPFLLLSGPEPDVEWERFAAAVGQIVERLGVRLAVNFHGIPMGVPHTRPVGLTPHGNRVDLVPGHRSPFDEAQVPGSAESLVEYRLEQAGHDVLGVAAHVPHYIARSAYPDAALTVLEAITAATGLVLPAVAHSLRTEAHRTQNEIDRQIREGDEELVSLIQGLEHQYDAAAGAQTRGNMLAEAVEIPSADEIGQEFERFLAEREGDAG, encoded by the coding sequence GTGCTTGATCCCCAGAGTCTGTACACATGGGAGCCCAAGGGCCTCGCCGTCGCCGACATGGCGCTGGCGCAGGACTCGGCGGGGCTCGTCATGCTCTACCACTTCGACGGATACATCGACGCGGGCGAGGCCGGCGACCAGATCGTCGACAAGCTGCTCGACTCGCTCCCCGGTCAGGTCGTGGCCCGTTTCGACCACGACCGGCTCGTCGACTACCGGGCCCGTCGGCCCCTGCTGACCTTCGAGAAGGACCGCTGGACGGCGTACGAGGAGCCCACGCTGGACGTGCGGCTCGTGCAGGACGCCACCGGTGCGCCGTTCCTGCTGCTCTCCGGGCCCGAGCCCGATGTGGAGTGGGAGCGCTTCGCGGCCGCCGTCGGGCAGATCGTGGAGCGGCTCGGGGTGCGGCTCGCGGTGAACTTCCACGGCATCCCCATGGGCGTCCCGCACACCCGCCCGGTGGGCCTGACCCCGCACGGCAACCGGGTCGACCTGGTGCCCGGCCATCGCAGCCCGTTCGACGAGGCGCAGGTGCCCGGCAGTGCGGAGTCGCTCGTCGAGTACCGGCTCGAACAGGCCGGGCACGACGTCCTCGGCGTCGCCGCGCACGTCCCGCACTACATCGCCCGCTCCGCCTACCCGGACGCGGCGCTCACCGTCCTGGAGGCGATCACCGCCGCGACCGGTCTGGTGCTGCCCGCCGTGGCGCACAGCCTGCGCACCGAGGCGCACCGCACGCAGAACGAGATCGACCGGCAGATCCGCGAGGGCGACGAGGAGCTCGTCTCGCTCATCCAGGGCCTTGAGCACCAGTACGACGCGGCGGCGGGCGCGCAGACGCGCGGGAACATGCTTGCCGAAGCCGTCGAGATCCCGTCCGCCGACGAGATCGGGCAGGAATTTGAGCGGTTCCTCGCCGAGCGGGAAGGCGACGCGGGCTGA
- a CDS encoding DUF6343 family protein produces MRTGSEPVTARSALRMRFWLSLWGLIWAAAGTVAFALAGRPGWAAACGALWLIVTADMAMILRHIRQGPHYQPGRDIPPYEPDQGGKGTS; encoded by the coding sequence ATGCGTACAGGCAGTGAACCGGTGACCGCACGCAGTGCCCTGCGGATGCGGTTCTGGCTGAGCCTGTGGGGCCTGATCTGGGCCGCCGCCGGCACCGTCGCCTTCGCCCTGGCCGGCCGCCCCGGGTGGGCGGCGGCCTGCGGTGCGCTGTGGCTGATCGTCACGGCAGACATGGCGATGATCCTCCGCCACATCCGGCAGGGCCCGCACTACCAGCCGGGACGCGACATCCCGCCGTACGAGCCGGACCAGGGCGGCAAGGGAACCTCTTAG
- a CDS encoding DUF3592 domain-containing protein, translated as MVVLAGFTAFGGLVAMLAGAYGLRQARRIAASGLVVLALVKTPPTGATRALLQFETADGRVIEIASPVPGPLAAGGHVRVAYDPDDPREVVLLGNERAWLDRGFVGAGAMLVVLGVVLALTVG; from the coding sequence ATGGTGGTGCTGGCCGGGTTCACCGCGTTCGGCGGCCTGGTGGCGATGCTCGCCGGGGCGTACGGGCTGCGGCAGGCACGGCGGATCGCCGCGTCCGGGCTGGTGGTCCTGGCGCTGGTGAAGACGCCGCCGACGGGGGCCACCCGGGCGCTGCTGCAGTTCGAGACGGCGGACGGGCGGGTCATAGAGATCGCCTCACCCGTGCCGGGGCCGCTGGCCGCGGGTGGGCATGTGCGGGTTGCGTACGATCCGGACGATCCGCGCGAGGTGGTGCTGCTCGGCAACGAGCGGGCTTGGCTCGATCGGGGCTTCGTGGGGGCCGGGGCGATGCTTGTGGTGCTGGGGGTCGTGCTGGCGTTGACCGTGGGCTAG
- a CDS encoding tetratricopeptide repeat protein, which translates to MGESRGRTPETDVIDFRAAEQLLAARDPKGAVKLLDEVIAAHPENTAARLLRARAFFAAAQLRPAELEFSIVLEREPDNAFAHFALARTYERANRPDQARRHFRLAAALDPQPEYLAAAKFDSDS; encoded by the coding sequence GTGGGTGAGAGCCGTGGGCGTACGCCCGAGACCGATGTCATCGACTTCCGGGCGGCCGAGCAGCTGTTGGCCGCGCGGGACCCGAAGGGTGCGGTGAAGCTCCTCGACGAGGTGATCGCCGCACATCCGGAGAACACCGCGGCACGGCTGCTGCGGGCCCGGGCCTTCTTCGCCGCGGCCCAACTGCGCCCTGCCGAGCTGGAGTTCTCCATCGTCCTGGAGCGGGAGCCGGACAACGCCTTCGCGCACTTCGCGCTGGCCCGCACCTATGAGCGGGCGAACCGGCCCGACCAGGCCAGGCGGCACTTCCGCCTCGCCGCGGCGCTCGATCCGCAGCCGGAGTATCTGGCGGCGGCCAAGTTCGACAGCGACAGCTGA